A genomic segment from Gemmatimonadaceae bacterium encodes:
- a CDS encoding sugar phosphate isomerase/epimerase, which produces MTDRRDFLRVLGLTAAAGALAPRSARALGDGLLSDTSAKLKRVGVQLYSVRDAMARDGVDRTLGRVAEIGFREVEFAGYYRQTAAQVRESLRSHGLTSPSVHVSLDDLKAPTFPKFVEDAQNIGHKWINLAWLLPNQRGSAEKYNAHADVLLAAQRIAQPAGINIGYHNHDFEFEPLGDTTGYEILLNRTAGSGVVFEMDLYWMHFAGQDPVSWWARYPGRFPMVHVKDSTAAPGKEMRPVGQGVIPFGALFEQRRVADIKHFYVEHDNPADPFASITSSFGYLKALRFR; this is translated from the coding sequence ATGACTGACCGCCGAGACTTCCTCCGGGTGCTGGGCCTGACCGCTGCCGCTGGCGCCCTTGCCCCCCGTTCCGCCCGTGCCCTGGGTGACGGCCTGCTCTCCGACACCAGCGCGAAGCTGAAGCGTGTCGGCGTGCAGCTCTACTCCGTGCGCGATGCGATGGCGCGCGACGGCGTGGACCGGACCCTGGGCCGCGTGGCGGAGATCGGCTTCCGCGAGGTGGAGTTCGCGGGCTACTACCGGCAGACGGCTGCCCAGGTGCGCGAGAGCCTGCGCAGCCATGGCCTCACGTCGCCGTCCGTGCACGTCTCGCTCGACGACCTGAAGGCGCCCACCTTCCCGAAGTTCGTGGAGGATGCGCAGAACATCGGGCACAAGTGGATCAACCTGGCCTGGCTGCTGCCCAACCAGCGCGGCTCGGCGGAGAAGTACAACGCCCACGCCGACGTGCTCCTGGCGGCGCAGCGCATCGCGCAGCCGGCCGGCATCAACATCGGCTACCACAACCACGACTTCGAGTTCGAGCCGCTGGGCGACACGACCGGCTACGAGATCCTGCTGAACCGCACGGCGGGCAGCGGCGTGGTCTTCGAGATGGACCTCTACTGGATGCACTTCGCCGGGCAGGATCCCGTGAGCTGGTGGGCGCGCTATCCCGGGCGCTTCCCGATGGTGCACGTGAAGGACTCGACGGCGGCGCCGGGAAAGGAAATGCGTCCGGTGGGGCAGGGCGTGATCCCGTTCGGCGCGCTGTTCGAGCAGCGGCGCGTGGCCGACATCAAGCACTTCTATGTCGAGCACGACAACCCGGCTGATCCGTTCGCGTCGATCACGTCCAGTTTCGGCTACCTGAAGGCACTGCGCTTCCGCTGA
- a CDS encoding sugar porter family MFS transporter, which produces MNPRILFWSITSALAGFLFGFDTVVISGAEQKIQALWGLGAGMHGVAMAAALYGTVIGALFGGWPADRFGRKPTLLVIGVLYLVGAIWSALAGDVYSFILARVLGGLGIGASTIAAPMYISEIAPPSRRGLLTGMFQFNIVFGILVAFLSNALLAGTGENAWRWMLGVAAFPSLAYALCCLAIPESPRWLLSRAGDRAKGLAVLRLIEPGATDAQIEATAAEISVPDTATASGGRFFTRELRRPILLAFLIAFFNQLSGINAILYFAPRIFELTGLGDKAALLQSIGIGVTNLVFTFVGLWLIDRLGRRTLLYIGSFGYIASLGLVSWAFFTEHFAIVPLCIFAFIAAHAIGQGAVIWVFISEIFPNRHRAAGQALGSSTHWVFAALITTFFPGMVTAFAPGYVFAFFCIMMVLQLIWVRTMVPETKGATLEAIQHQLGLA; this is translated from the coding sequence ATGAATCCGCGCATCCTCTTCTGGTCGATCACCTCCGCACTTGCCGGGTTCCTGTTCGGCTTCGACACGGTGGTGATCTCCGGGGCGGAGCAGAAGATCCAGGCGCTGTGGGGTCTTGGCGCCGGCATGCACGGCGTGGCGATGGCGGCGGCGCTCTACGGCACCGTCATCGGCGCGCTCTTCGGCGGGTGGCCGGCAGATCGCTTCGGCCGCAAGCCCACGCTGCTGGTGATCGGCGTGCTCTACCTCGTCGGCGCCATCTGGTCGGCGCTGGCGGGCGATGTGTACTCGTTCATCCTCGCGCGCGTGCTTGGCGGCCTCGGCATCGGCGCCTCCACGATCGCGGCACCGATGTACATCTCCGAGATCGCCCCGCCCAGCCGGCGCGGCCTGCTGACGGGGATGTTCCAGTTCAACATCGTCTTCGGCATCCTGGTGGCGTTCCTGTCCAACGCGCTGCTGGCCGGCACCGGCGAGAACGCGTGGCGCTGGATGCTGGGCGTGGCAGCGTTCCCGTCGCTGGCGTACGCGCTGTGCTGCCTGGCGATCCCCGAGAGCCCGCGCTGGCTGCTGTCGCGGGCGGGGGACCGCGCGAAGGGACTGGCGGTGCTGCGCCTGATCGAGCCCGGTGCCACCGACGCGCAGATCGAGGCCACCGCGGCCGAGATCTCGGTGCCGGACACCGCGACCGCCTCCGGCGGCCGGTTCTTCACCCGTGAATTGCGCCGCCCGATCCTGCTCGCGTTCCTGATCGCGTTCTTCAACCAGCTTTCGGGCATCAACGCGATCCTCTACTTCGCGCCCCGCATCTTCGAGCTCACCGGGCTGGGTGACAAGGCCGCGCTGCTGCAGTCCATCGGCATCGGCGTCACGAACCTCGTCTTCACCTTCGTTGGCCTCTGGCTCATCGACCGCCTCGGCCGCCGCACGCTGCTCTACATCGGGTCGTTCGGCTACATCGCCTCGCTCGGCCTGGTGTCGTGGGCGTTCTTCACGGAGCACTTCGCGATCGTGCCGCTGTGCATCTTCGCCTTCATCGCGGCCCACGCCATCGGGCAGGGCGCGGTGATCTGGGTGTTCATCTCCGAGATCTTCCCCAACCGGCACCGTGCCGCCGGCCAGGCACTGGGCAGTTCCACGCACTGGGTCTTCGCGGCGCTGATCACGACGTTCTTTCCCGGCATGGTCACGGCCTTCGCCCCCGGCTACGTGTTCGCGTTCTTCTGCATCATGATGGTGCTGCAGCTGATCTGGGTGCGCACCATGGTGCCGGAGACGAAGGGCGCGACGCTCGAGGCCATCCAGCACCAGCTCGGGCTGGCCTGA
- a CDS encoding carbohydrate kinase: protein MYRIVGIGEVLWDMLPTGAQLGGAPANFSYHANALGAASCIVSRVGDDPLGHDIRERMAALGVGCECIQVDPAHPTGTVTVTVDAQGQPLFDIRQDVAWDHLEVTAVALRTVAAADAVCFGTLAQRADTARASVRALLGAAHSGALRILDVNLRQHYWSKALIEESLALATVLKVNDTELPRLATLFGLTGDVRAQIDQLAERWGLRAVAYTRGEHGSLLRTAHEWSEHPGVPTTVGDTVGAGDAFTAAMTIGLLSGWSLDDVNAHANRVAAYVASQSGGTPVLSAACLAPFAARV from the coding sequence ATGTATCGCATCGTCGGGATCGGGGAAGTGCTCTGGGACATGCTGCCCACCGGCGCGCAGCTCGGCGGCGCGCCGGCGAACTTCTCCTACCATGCGAACGCCCTCGGCGCCGCCTCGTGCATCGTCTCGCGGGTGGGCGACGATCCGCTCGGCCATGACATCCGCGAGCGGATGGCGGCGCTTGGCGTGGGGTGCGAGTGCATCCAGGTGGATCCGGCGCATCCGACCGGCACCGTGACCGTGACGGTGGATGCCCAGGGCCAGCCGCTGTTCGACATCCGGCAGGACGTGGCCTGGGACCACCTCGAGGTCACGGCCGTCGCATTGCGCACGGTGGCCGCCGCCGATGCGGTGTGCTTCGGCACGCTCGCGCAGCGCGCCGACACCGCGCGTGCGAGCGTCCGCGCCCTGCTCGGCGCGGCCCATTCCGGCGCGCTGCGCATCCTCGACGTGAACCTCCGGCAGCACTACTGGTCCAAGGCCCTGATCGAGGAGTCGCTGGCGCTGGCGACGGTGCTCAAGGTGAACGACACCGAGCTGCCGCGCCTCGCGACGCTCTTCGGCCTCACGGGCGACGTGCGCGCGCAGATCGACCAGCTCGCCGAGCGCTGGGGGTTGCGGGCGGTGGCGTACACGCGCGGTGAGCATGGCAGCCTGCTGCGCACGGCGCACGAGTGGTCCGAACACCCCGGCGTGCCGACGACGGTCGGGGACACGGTCGGCGCCGGTGATGCCTTCACGGCCGCGATGACGATCGGCCTGCTCTCCGGCTGGTCGCTGGACGACGTGAACGCGCACGCGAACCGGGTGGCGGCGTACGTGGCGTCACAGTCGGGCGGCACGCCGGTCCTGTCCGCCGCCTGCCTCGCACCGTTCGCAGCGCGCGTCTGA
- a CDS encoding PEP-CTERM sorting domain-containing protein (PEP-CTERM proteins occur, often in large numbers, in the proteomes of bacteria that also encode an exosortase, a predicted intramembrane cysteine proteinase. The presence of a PEP-CTERM domain at a protein's C-terminus predicts cleavage within the sorting domain, followed by covalent anchoring to some some component of the (usually Gram-negative) cell surface. Many PEP-CTERM proteins exhibit an unusual sequence composition that includes large numbers of potential glycosylation sites. Expression of one such protein has been shown restore the ability of a bacterium to form floc, a type of biofilm.), with product MPAIRTTRLHRLALQGLAAAAFLAAPLGSAGAQAFIDPTGDFLPSYTGPQNGDMDVVSAQVLFDGSNFTFMHTSAGAIGQTTNSIFVWGMNRGAGTARFPTLAPGVLFDWVLTVTSNGAGGFTVATRDLVSATSTSIDGSALTISGSSMSVIIPGILLPSRGLAIGDFTANLWPRLTGGALSGISDFAPDNSNFAVTVTPEPASYLLVGTGLAALLVVRRRRRHG from the coding sequence ATGCCCGCCATTCGCACCACCCGCCTCCACCGCCTGGCGCTGCAGGGCCTCGCGGCCGCTGCGTTCCTGGCTGCACCGCTCGGCAGCGCCGGCGCGCAGGCATTCATCGATCCCACCGGTGACTTCCTGCCCAGCTACACCGGCCCGCAGAACGGCGACATGGACGTCGTCTCCGCGCAGGTGCTTTTCGATGGCTCCAACTTCACGTTCATGCACACGTCGGCCGGTGCCATCGGCCAGACCACCAACAGCATCTTCGTGTGGGGCATGAACCGCGGCGCGGGCACGGCGCGCTTTCCCACGCTCGCGCCGGGTGTGCTGTTCGACTGGGTCCTGACCGTCACGTCCAATGGAGCAGGCGGCTTCACGGTGGCGACACGCGACCTCGTCTCGGCCACTTCCACCAGCATCGACGGCTCGGCGCTGACGATCAGCGGCAGCTCGATGAGCGTCATCATCCCGGGCATCCTGCTGCCGAGCCGCGGCCTCGCCATCGGGGACTTCACTGCGAACCTGTGGCCGCGACTGACGGGCGGCGCGCTCTCCGGCATCTCCGACTTTGCCCCCGACAACTCGAACTTCGCCGTCACCGTCACCCCGGAACCGGCGTCGTACCTGCTCGTCGGCACTGGGCTGGCGGCGTTGCTGGTGGTGCGTCGCCGTCGCCGTCACGGTTGA
- a CDS encoding protein kinase — protein sequence MPGTGRPSPAPPDRRTLGLTGRVFLGTATIVAVVIAAAFVITSRSVRRAGEASARRGLEQSADLVAQFLAGRSRSLAGGARVFVQGPYFRTLVAEQRRDDILDQSFEAAEQLGADWVFITDERGVLLAKSDEPGANGITMGSVPLVAGALRGLTTSGFGVSRDSLLFQAVGVPIVTPGGAPVGVLVATRVVDSMLVRDVKATTSSELLFYVHDPRGDRRVTVSTLGRAPEVARAVTTVPERPADDAAPQPDVAISGVRYMVQGSALTTAGGDVVGGFVVLRSREAELTGIAGLRRSLAVAGILGLLLSWLAAFVAARWIARPVRTLAAAVRRAADGEYVAGTDAALPAGGGGRELEDLGAAFSSLLADLRDKELLIALQPPPPVVPPATAAPVRGSVRSIGGSLTPRAWSAPRAGIGMEPGAVLANRYRIESVIGSGGLGIVYRAHDRVVGESVAVKVLRPEVLALDAAAPARLAEELRIARRISHRNVVRVHDIGEADGITFLTMELVEGVSLQTLITTHGALPPAAVTSLARQLSRALAVMHADGVAHGDLKPANLLLAPGGVLKVSDFGIARVARGVNGMTTRGSEAVGHLAGAVIGTPEYMAPEQLIGGAPTPASDIYAAGVVLHECLHGTTPFDAETRLTFLAHKLDATPVAPVRAVRAEGAGLLDALIARMMAPAPDARPRSASALFTEFSALD from the coding sequence ATGCCAGGCACCGGTCGCCCGTCCCCTGCCCCACCGGACCGCCGCACGCTCGGCCTGACGGGCCGTGTGTTCCTCGGCACCGCGACGATCGTGGCCGTGGTCATCGCCGCCGCCTTCGTGATCACGTCGCGGTCCGTGCGACGCGCGGGCGAGGCCTCGGCGCGGCGTGGGCTGGAACAGTCGGCGGACCTCGTGGCGCAGTTCCTCGCGGGACGGAGCCGGAGCCTCGCCGGCGGGGCGCGCGTGTTCGTGCAAGGCCCCTATTTCCGCACGCTGGTGGCTGAGCAGCGGCGTGACGACATCCTCGACCAGTCGTTCGAGGCCGCCGAGCAGCTCGGGGCCGACTGGGTGTTCATCACCGACGAGCGCGGCGTGCTGCTCGCGAAGAGTGACGAGCCCGGGGCGAATGGCATCACGATGGGCAGCGTGCCGCTGGTGGCGGGTGCGCTGCGCGGCCTCACCACGAGCGGCTTCGGCGTGTCGCGTGACTCGCTGCTCTTCCAGGCCGTCGGCGTGCCGATCGTCACGCCCGGCGGCGCCCCGGTGGGCGTGCTGGTCGCGACGCGCGTGGTGGACTCGATGCTCGTGCGTGACGTGAAGGCCACCACGTCGAGTGAGCTGCTGTTCTACGTGCACGATCCCCGTGGCGACCGGCGGGTGACCGTCTCCACGCTCGGGCGCGCACCGGAGGTCGCGCGTGCGGTGACGACGGTGCCCGAGCGCCCGGCCGACGACGCTGCACCACAGCCCGACGTGGCGATCAGCGGCGTCCGCTACATGGTGCAGGGCAGCGCGCTCACCACGGCGGGTGGTGACGTGGTGGGGGGCTTCGTCGTGCTGCGCTCGCGCGAGGCGGAACTCACCGGCATCGCCGGGCTGCGGCGCTCCCTCGCCGTCGCCGGCATCCTCGGCCTGCTCCTGAGCTGGCTCGCCGCGTTCGTCGCTGCGCGGTGGATCGCACGCCCGGTGCGCACGCTGGCGGCCGCCGTGCGCCGCGCCGCCGATGGCGAATACGTGGCCGGCACCGACGCCGCGCTGCCGGCAGGCGGTGGCGGCCGCGAGCTCGAGGATCTCGGCGCCGCGTTCTCGTCGCTGCTCGCCGACCTGCGCGACAAGGAGCTGCTGATCGCGCTGCAGCCGCCACCACCGGTGGTGCCACCGGCGACCGCGGCGCCCGTGCGCGGCAGTGTGCGCTCGATCGGCGGCAGCCTCACGCCGCGGGCCTGGTCCGCGCCGCGGGCGGGGATCGGGATGGAACCGGGCGCGGTGCTCGCCAACCGGTACCGCATCGAGAGCGTCATCGGCAGCGGTGGCCTGGGCATCGTCTATCGCGCACACGACCGCGTGGTCGGTGAGTCGGTGGCGGTGAAGGTGCTGCGTCCCGAGGTGCTCGCGCTGGACGCCGCCGCGCCGGCCCGGCTGGCCGAGGAGCTGCGCATCGCGCGCCGCATCTCACATCGCAACGTGGTGCGCGTGCACGACATCGGAGAGGCCGACGGCATCACCTTCCTCACGATGGAGCTGGTGGAAGGCGTCTCGCTGCAGACGCTGATCACGACGCACGGCGCACTCCCACCCGCCGCGGTGACGTCACTGGCGCGCCAGCTCTCGCGGGCGCTCGCGGTGATGCACGCGGACGGGGTGGCGCATGGTGACCTGAAGCCAGCCAACCTGCTGCTCGCCCCCGGCGGTGTGCTGAAGGTCTCGGACTTCGGCATCGCCCGTGTGGCGCGTGGCGTGAACGGCATGACGACCCGTGGCAGCGAGGCCGTCGGGCATCTCGCCGGTGCCGTGATCGGCACGCCGGAGTACATGGCACCGGAGCAGCTCATCGGCGGTGCGCCGACCCCTGCCAGCGACATCTACGCCGCCGGCGTGGTGCTGCACGAGTGCCTGCACGGCACCACGCCGTTCGACGCCGAGACGCGACTCACGTTCCTCGCACACAAGCTGGATGCCACGCCAGTGGCGCCGGTGCGTGCGGTACGGGCCGAGGGCGCCGGGTTGCTCGACGCCCTCATTGCCCGCATGATGGCGCCGGCCCCAGACGCGCGCCCGCGGTCGGCGAGCGCGCTGTTCACGGAGTTCTCGGCGCTCGACTGA
- a CDS encoding zf-HC2 domain-containing protein, with protein sequence MSDLHLNFSALPHERPGDDDAREARHQVLATLLGAYADGELPPETVSQIDAHLLGCARCRREVELHSVMHTRLAREPGVSAPPALRERILQQVATSAALPVPVIAPVQPWWQSTAVRGGTVAIVVLAVLAVAISRRTPVAGSLATPVAASVVDAGAVPLLTHVLADYRRVTAGDLPGRARDLDAVRAAVPFPVQPLRTPAVRLLAAWSTDLQGEPAAVLAYRWQDRLVLQYLVAEPVFFRSPLIRGPVAAGSAVTAASGAQTMLAWAAEESGAILIGDAPAGALTALRVGDTGR encoded by the coding sequence ATGAGCGACCTGCACCTGAACTTCAGCGCACTGCCGCACGAACGCCCGGGGGACGACGACGCCCGCGAGGCGCGCCACCAGGTCCTGGCAACCCTGCTCGGCGCCTACGCGGACGGCGAGCTGCCGCCGGAGACGGTGTCGCAGATCGATGCGCACCTGCTGGGCTGCGCGCGCTGCCGGCGCGAAGTCGAACTGCACTCGGTCATGCACACCCGCCTCGCGCGCGAGCCCGGTGTGAGCGCACCGCCCGCACTGCGCGAGCGGATCCTGCAGCAGGTGGCGACGAGCGCCGCCCTGCCCGTGCCCGTCATCGCGCCCGTGCAGCCGTGGTGGCAGTCCACCGCGGTGCGCGGTGGCACCGTCGCCATCGTGGTGCTGGCCGTGCTCGCGGTCGCCATCAGCCGCCGCACGCCGGTGGCAGGGTCGCTCGCGACGCCCGTGGCGGCGAGCGTCGTGGATGCCGGCGCCGTGCCGCTGCTCACCCACGTGCTCGCCGACTACCGCCGCGTGACCGCCGGCGACCTGCCCGGCCGAGCCCGTGACCTGGACGCGGTGCGCGCGGCAGTCCCATTCCCCGTGCAGCCGCTGCGCACACCGGCGGTGCGGCTGCTGGCGGCATGGAGCACAGACCTGCAGGGAGAGCCTGCCGCGGTGCTCGCGTACCGGTGGCAGGACCGACTCGTGCTGCAGTACCTCGTGGCCGAGCCGGTGTTCTTCCGGAGTCCGCTGATCCGGGGCCCGGTGGCGGCGGGATCGGCGGTCACCGCGGCCAGCGGCGCACAGACGATGCTGGCATGGGCCGCGGAAGAATCGGGAGCCATCCTCATCGGTGACGCGCCGGCCGGCGCGCTGACGGCATTGCGGGTCGGCGACACCGGGCGCTGA
- a CDS encoding RNA polymerase sigma factor — translation MPNSAQTLDEQHARFQALVLPHLDRLLRFAQRRTASAGDAEDAVQDACVKAWLSFQDLRDAGKARPWLYRILRSVLSDVSEKSDRRRQLVDITRLEQAHEELIGGETDVVFSEVAARLDSEMIAKALELIPEDFATAVELHDIDGFKYHEIAEIAGIPIGTVMSRISRGRRLLAGTIVANRRAWGLGASDTTSPAARLRRGGERNTP, via the coding sequence GTGCCCAATTCCGCCCAGACCCTCGACGAGCAGCACGCGCGGTTCCAGGCGCTGGTGCTGCCCCACCTCGACCGCCTCCTGCGCTTCGCGCAGCGACGCACGGCCAGCGCCGGCGATGCCGAGGATGCCGTGCAGGACGCGTGCGTGAAGGCGTGGCTGTCGTTCCAGGACCTGCGTGACGCGGGCAAGGCGCGACCATGGCTCTACCGCATCCTGCGCAGTGTGCTCAGCGACGTGAGCGAGAAGAGTGACCGCCGCCGTCAGCTCGTGGACATCACACGGCTGGAGCAGGCGCACGAGGAGCTCATCGGCGGTGAGACCGACGTGGTGTTCAGCGAGGTGGCGGCCCGGCTCGACAGCGAGATGATCGCGAAGGCGCTGGAGCTGATCCCCGAGGACTTCGCCACCGCCGTCGAGCTGCACGACATCGATGGCTTCAAGTACCACGAGATCGCCGAGATCGCGGGGATCCCGATCGGCACGGTGATGAGCCGCATCTCGCGCGGGCGCCGGCTGCTGGCCGGCACGATCGTCGCCAACCGGCGCGCCTGGGGCCTGGGCGCGTCCGACACGACCAGTCCGGCCGCGCGGCTGCGGCGGGGTGGAGAGAGGAACACGCCATGA
- a CDS encoding RluA family pseudouridine synthase, which produces MIRFTPAPSPADVPARFPSPFDRAAVHPLARRAAQETMAQLASPAAAQWQLDAPGNGKMFGVLVVQARDGAAGYLRAFSGMLAGQWHHEGWAPPAFDAAERDAIWVAGDAEMRALASAREQVVLGGDPVAVAAFDASRAARSRDLLPRIQESYRFTNARGELRLLRDLFAPALPPGGAGDCAAPKLLAQAYTCGLHPLALAEFWWGAPPKSADRRAASFYPACHGKCGPILAHMLRGLHADEPPVFGTAAVDAAHPRTVYEDAHLLVVDKPSGLLSVPGRSARLQDCVLTRLRARYPDVTGQIVVHRLDLDTSGLLLAAKDAATFSALQRLFSLRAIDKRYVAVVDGDVRGDSGEIALPLRLDIDDRPRHIHDPESGKPALTEWRVLERHAGRTRVQFTPHTGRTHQLRVHAAHPLGLDAPIVGDRLYGREAPAEGERLLLHAERLAFLHPVTGAAVVVESPTPF; this is translated from the coding sequence GTGATTCGCTTCACCCCCGCCCCGTCGCCGGCCGACGTCCCGGCACGCTTCCCGAGCCCGTTCGATCGCGCGGCGGTGCACCCGCTCGCCCGTCGCGCGGCGCAGGAGACGATGGCGCAGCTGGCATCACCTGCCGCGGCGCAGTGGCAGCTGGACGCGCCGGGGAACGGGAAGATGTTCGGGGTGCTGGTGGTGCAGGCACGCGATGGCGCAGCGGGGTACCTGCGCGCGTTCTCGGGCATGCTCGCCGGCCAGTGGCACCACGAAGGCTGGGCGCCGCCGGCATTCGATGCGGCTGAGCGCGATGCGATCTGGGTGGCTGGCGATGCCGAGATGCGGGCGCTGGCCTCGGCACGTGAACAGGTGGTGCTGGGCGGAGACCCGGTGGCGGTGGCGGCGTTCGATGCGTCGCGGGCGGCGCGGTCGCGTGACCTGCTGCCGCGCATCCAGGAGAGCTACCGCTTCACGAACGCGCGCGGCGAGCTCCGGCTGCTGCGCGACCTGTTCGCACCCGCGCTGCCCCCGGGGGGTGCCGGGGACTGCGCGGCACCGAAACTGCTGGCACAGGCGTACACCTGCGGGCTGCATCCGCTGGCGCTGGCGGAGTTCTGGTGGGGGGCACCGCCGAAGTCCGCCGATCGGCGCGCCGCATCATTCTATCCGGCGTGCCACGGGAAGTGCGGTCCGATCCTTGCGCACATGCTGCGCGGGCTGCACGCCGACGAGCCGCCGGTGTTCGGCACCGCAGCCGTCGACGCCGCGCACCCGCGCACGGTCTACGAGGACGCGCACCTGCTGGTGGTGGACAAGCCGAGCGGGCTGCTGTCGGTGCCGGGGCGCAGTGCGCGGCTGCAGGACTGCGTGCTGACGCGACTGCGGGCACGGTACCCCGACGTCACCGGCCAGATCGTCGTGCACCGGCTCGACCTCGACACCTCCGGGTTGCTGCTGGCGGCGAAGGATGCGGCGACGTTCTCGGCGCTGCAGCGGCTCTTCTCGCTGCGTGCGATCGACAAGCGCTACGTGGCGGTGGTGGACGGTGACGTACGAGGCGACAGTGGCGAGATCGCGCTCCCGCTGCGCCTCGACATCGATGACCGGCCGCGGCACATCCATGACCCCGAGTCCGGCAAGCCGGCGCTGACGGAGTGGCGGGTGCTGGAGCGTCATGCAGGACGCACGCGGGTGCAGTTCACGCCGCACACCGGACGGACACACCAGTTGCGCGTGCACGCGGCGCATCCGCTGGGCCTGGATGCACCGATCGTCGGCGACCGGCTGTACGGCCGCGAGGCGCCGGCGGAGGGCGAGCGGTTGCTCCTGCACGCGGAACGCCTCGCGTTCCTGCATCCCGTGACCGGCGCCGCCGTCGTCGTCGAGAGTCCGACGCCGTTCTGA
- a CDS encoding outer membrane lipoprotein carrier protein LolA, producing MKRLHRVASRAVLAAIGALTLAHAPAPLAAQARARAATPSPAALLERTAALYTGTRGLKADFTQRVQNPITSTETPSAGSYLQRGPGVFSINFTQPAGDRIVSDGRTLWVYVPSATPGQVLKMPVGANAPGGVDLVGQFFTSPSRKFTVTDGGMATVGGTALRKLVLVPRSDMGFTRAVLWVVPASAALQQLEVTEASGLVRTLRFTSIGRVATLPAGAFGFTVPRGITVVDPSALTRGM from the coding sequence ATGAAGAGATTGCATCGTGTCGCCAGTCGCGCCGTCCTTGCCGCGATCGGGGCACTGACACTGGCACACGCGCCGGCTCCGCTGGCGGCGCAGGCACGTGCGCGGGCAGCCACACCATCGCCAGCCGCGTTGCTGGAGCGCACGGCAGCGCTGTACACCGGCACGCGCGGCCTCAAGGCCGACTTCACGCAGCGCGTGCAGAACCCGATCACCTCGACCGAGACACCCAGCGCAGGCAGCTACCTGCAGCGCGGTCCCGGGGTGTTCTCGATCAACTTCACGCAGCCTGCCGGTGACCGCATCGTGAGTGATGGCCGGACGCTCTGGGTGTACGTGCCGAGCGCGACACCGGGCCAGGTGCTGAAGATGCCGGTGGGCGCGAATGCACCGGGCGGCGTGGACCTCGTGGGCCAGTTCTTCACGTCGCCATCACGGAAGTTCACGGTGACGGATGGCGGCATGGCCACCGTGGGCGGCACGGCGCTGCGGAAGCTGGTGCTGGTGCCGCGCAGCGACATGGGGTTCACGCGTGCGGTGCTGTGGGTGGTGCCGGCGAGTGCGGCGCTGCAGCAGTTGGAGGTGACGGAGGCGAGCGGGCTGGTTCGGACGCTGCGCTTCACGAGCATCGGCCGGGTGGCGACGCTGCCGGCGGGGGCGTTCGGGTTCACGGTGCCGCGGGGGATCACGGTGGTGGATCCGTCGGCGCTGACGCGGGGGATGTAG